One part of the Rutidosis leptorrhynchoides isolate AG116_Rl617_1_P2 chromosome 1, CSIRO_AGI_Rlap_v1, whole genome shotgun sequence genome encodes these proteins:
- the LOC139875984 gene encoding small ribosomal subunit protein eS24z-like, producing MADTKAVTIRTRKFMTNRLLSRKQFVIDVLHPGRANVSKAELKEKLARMYEVKDPNAIFVFKFRTHFGGGKSTGFGLIYDSVENAKKFEPKYRLVRNGLDTKVEKSRKQLKERKNRAKKIRGVKKTKAGDAAKKKK from the exons ATGGCGGACACCAAGGCAGTGACGATTCGTACTAGGAAGTTTATGACTAACAGGCTTCTATCCAGGAAACAATTT GTTATTGACGTGCTTCATCCAGGTAGGGCAAATGTGTCCAAG GCTGAATTGAAGGAAAAGTTGGCAAGGATGTACGAGGTGAAAGATCCAAATGCCATATTTGTGTTCAAATTCAGGACTCATTTTGGTGGTGGCAAATCAACTGGTTTTGGTTTGATATATGATTCTGTTGAGAATGCAAAAAAGTTTGAGCCAAAATATAGACTTGTCAGG AATGGACTTGATACTAAGGTTGAGAAGTCAAGGAAACAATTGAAGGAAAGGAAGAACAGAGCAAAGAAGATTCGGGGTGTAAAAAAG ACCAAGGCTGGGGATGCAGCCAAGAAGAAGAAGTGA
- the LOC139875996 gene encoding small ribosomal subunit protein eS24z-like isoform X3: MADTKAVTIRTRKFMTNRLLSRKQFVIDVLHPGRANVSKAELKEKLARMYEVKDPNAIFVFKFRTHFGGGKSTGFGLIYDSVENAKKFEPKYRLVRNGLDTKVEKSRKQLKERKNRAKKIRGVKKTKAGDAAKKKK; the protein is encoded by the exons ATGGCGGACACTAAGGCAGTAACAATTCGTACCAGGAAGTTTATGACAAACAGGCTTCTATCCAGGAAACAATTT GTTATTGATGTGCTTCACCCAGGCAGGGCAAATGTCTCTAAG GCCGAATTGAAAGAAAAATTGGCCAGGATGTATGAGGTGAAAGATCCAAATGCCATATTTGTATTCAAATTCAGGACTCATTTTGGTGGTGGCAAATCAACTGGTTTTGGTTTGATATATGATTCTGTTGAGAATGCGAAAAAGTTTGAGCCAAAATATAGACTTGTCAGG AATGGACTTGATACCAAGGTTGAGAAGTCAAGGAAGCAATTGAAGGAAAGAAAGAACAGAGCAAAGAAGATTCGAGGTGTAAAAAAG ACCAAGGCTGGGGATGCTGCCAAGAAGAAGAAGTGA
- the LOC139841235 gene encoding uncharacterized mitochondrial protein AtMg00810-like: MGNDEKTIKEVKIHLHKNFSIKDLRPLKYLIGIEVARSPGGFVISQRKYTLDILEDCGMQRCRPSKFPMEQNLCLTKDDDSKEVDAAKYRRLVGRLLYLTVPRPDIAYSVNQLSQFLNCPRQVHMDVVHRVIRYLKTTPGRGLFFPSSGNLNLIAYCDASWFSFPTTKRSNIGYYISLGGAPVSWRTKKQSIVSRSSAEAEYRAMATTVCEVLWIRWLLEDFDYKKDYATPLMCDNEAAKHIAENSVYHERTKHVEMDCYFVRERVTSGEIKPCKIKSKLQPADIFTKALGTYQFRFLRDKLGVRNLHSPT, from the coding sequence ATGGGGAATGACGAAAAAACCATAAAAGAAGTTAAAATACATCTACATAAAAACTTTAGCATTAAGGATTTAAGGCCTTTGAAATACCTCATAGGTATTGAGGTTGCACGTTCTCCTGGAGGATTTGTGATTAGCCAAAGGAAGTACACACTTGACATATTGGAAGATTGCGGGATGCAAAGATGTCGCCCGAGTAAATTCCCAATGGAACAAAACCTGTGTTTAACCAAGGATGATGATAGCAAAGAAGTTGATGCAGCAAAATACAGGCGGCTTGTTGGACGACTTCTTTATCTTACTGTCCCTCGGCCAGATATAGCCTACTCGGTTAATCAATTAAGTCAGTTCCTTAATTGCCCTCGACAAGTTCACATGGATGTTGTTCACCGTGTGATTCGTTATTTGAAAACTACACCAGGGCGAGGATTATTTTTTCCGTCCTCGGGAAACTTAAATCTTATAGCATATTGTGATGCAAGTTGGTTCAGTTTCCCTACAACAAAGAGGTCGAACATTGGGTATTATATAAGTCTTGGAGGAGCACCTGTATCATGGAGAACCAAGAAACAAAGCATTGTATCCCGTTCATCCGCAGAAGCTGAATATCGTGCCATGGCTACTACGGTTTGTGAGGTATTGTGGATTAGATGGCTTCTTGAAGACTTCGACTATAAGAAAGATTATGCAACTCCATTGATGTGTGACAATGAAGCCGCTAAACATATAGCTGAAAATTCTGTTTACCATGAACGAACAAAACATGTAGAGATGGACTGCTATTTTGTTCGAGAACGTGTTACAAGTGGCGAAATTAAACCCTGCAAAATCAAGTCAAAACTGCAACCAGCTGACATATTCACAAAAGCTCTCGGGACATATCAGTTTCGTTTTTTGCGTGACAAGTTGGGTGTTCGAAATCTTCACAGTCCAACTTGA
- the LOC139875989 gene encoding late embryogenesis abundant protein D-34-like, whose protein sequence is MSQEQPQKPKDQEPSIKYGDVFQVSGDLGKKPITPQDAATMQAAENLLLGKTQKGGPAAVMQSAASVNENRGVVGHHDVTSDTGDQGVTVSEAEVAGHHIVTESIGGQVVGQYIRADPLSTAAPEGSMGDDQVTIGEALEAAAISAGEKPIEQSDVAAIQAAEVRATGRMQVMPSGVAAKAQAAAAQNARTLRDEDKTKLGDVLVDASTMLPSDKVVTREDAEGVIGAEIRNQPELCTYPGGVAASMAAAARLNESN, encoded by the exons ATGAGTCAAGAACAACCACAAAAACCTAAAGATCAAGAACCCTCCATCAAATACGGCGACGTTTTTCAAGTCTCCGGGGATTTAGGTAAAAAACCCATCACCCCACAAGATGCGGCAACCATGCAAGCAGCTGAAAACTTGCTTCTCGGTAAAACGCAAAAAGGTGGACCGGCGGCTGTCATGCAGTCTGCGGCTTCCGTCAACGAAAACCGTGGAGTTGTGGGCCACCATGACGTCACTAGTGACACTGGAGATCAAGGAGTCACCGTCTCTGAAGCTGAAGTTGCCGGTCATCATATCGTAACTGAATCAATTGGCGGTCAG GTGGTGGGACAGTACATTCGCGCCGATCCGCTATCCACTGCAGCACCGGAGGGAAGTATGGGTGACGATCAGGTTACAATTGGGGAAGCATTGGAGGCTGCCGCTATATCTGCCGGTGAAAAACCGATCGAACAAAGTGACGTGGCAGCAATACAAGCTGCAGAGGTCCGTGCAACAGGTCGTATGCAAGTGATGCCGAGTGGGGTTGCAGCAAAAGCTCAGGCAGCAGCGGCGCAAAATGCACGAACTCTGCGTGATGAGGACAAAACAAAACTTGGAGACGTGTTAGTGGATGCGAGTACAATGTTGCCGAGTGATAAGGTGGTGACGAGGGAAGATGCAGAAGGTGTGATTGGAGCGGAGATCAGGAACCAACCGGAGCTGTGTACGTACCCGGGTGGGGTCGCTGCGTCGATGGCTGCAGCGGCCAGGCTCAATGAGAGCAACTGA